GGCGCAGCATCTTGAGGCGCGAGACCATGGGGAAGGTCTCGACCAGCGCGCGGACGGTTTCCTCGATGTGGTGGAAGCTGCCGCGCTGGGTGTAGTTGTTGTAGCCGTCGGCGCCGCCGCCGATGACCATCTCGCCCTTGTCGGACTGGCTCATGTAGCCGTGCACGGTGTTGGCCATGACGACGACGTCCATGATCGGCTTGATGGGTTCCGACACCAGCGCCTGAAGCGCCACGGATTCCACCGGCAACCGGAAGCCCGCCATGTCGGCCAGCACGCCGGAGTGGCCCGCGACGACGATGCCCAGCTTGTCGCAGGAAATGGCGCCCCGGGTGGTCTGCACGCCGGTCACGCGGTCGCCGGCGCGGTCGATGCCGGTGACTTCGCACTTCTCGATGATATCCATGCCCATGGCCGAGCACGCCCGCGCATAGCCCCAGGCCACAGCGTCGTGGCGCGCGGTGCCGCCGCGCGCCTGCCAGAGCGCGCCCAGCACCGGGTAGCGCGGCCCGTCGAGGTTGATGATCGGGCACAGCTCCTTGACGCGGCGCGGCAGGATGAATTCGGTCGTCACGCCCTGCAATGCGTTGGCGTGGGCGGTGCGACGGTAGCCCCGGACCTCGTGTTCGGTCTGCGCCAGCATCATCACGCCGCGCGGGCTGAACATGACGTTGTAGTTCAGGTCCTGGCTCATCGTCTCGTACAGCGAACGCGACTTTTCGTAGATCGCGGCAGAGGCGTCCTGCAGGTAGTTCGAGCGGATGATGGTCGTGTTCCGCCCGGTGTTGCCGCCGCCCAGCCAGCCCTTTTCCAGCACCGCGACATTGGTGATGCCGAACCGCTTGCCTAGGTAGTAGGCCGTCGCCAGACCGTGCCCGCCCGCGCCGACAATGATCACGTCGTACCGGCTTTTGGGCGCTGCGGGCTTCTTCCAGGCGCGCTCCCACCGCTGGTGGTTGGACAGGGCTTCCCGGGCGATGGCGAAGGCGGAGTAGCGTTTCATGTGGCTCGAATCCGGTTCCGGCGTGGGTTTCTGGTGGTGTGGACTCAAACGCAGCTGGCGCTGCGGATGCAACCGTCATTCTGACGCGCAGTTGCGACATGGTGCGGCGAAGGCCCGATTGGGCCTTTTTTTCAAAGCTCTCCCCGCATACATGAGGCCCGACGAAGGGGAGGCAAGATGCTGTTCTGGATTCTGACGGGCGCGGTGGCGCTGGTGCTGACGGTGGCCCTTGCGGCGGCGCTTTTGCGGGGCCGCAGGGAAACCGGCCCGGCCGAGGCCTTCGACCTGCAGGTCTACCGCGACCAGCTGCGCGAGGTCGAGGCGGACGCGGCCAGCGGCAAGGTTCCCCCCGAAGAGGCAGAGCGCCTGAAGACCGAGATCTCGCGCCGCCTTCTGACCGCCGACGCCAAGGCGCGCGGCACGGCGACGGCGGCGGACCAGCCGCAGGGCGCGGCGCGCGTGATGGCCGGGATCGTGGCGCTGGTTCTGGTGGGCGGCGGCTTCGGCCTTTACACCTACCTCGGCGTGCCCGGCTACCCGGACCGCCCACTTCATTTGCGCATGGAGCAGGCAGAGGCGCTGCTCAAGGACCGCACCTCTCAGGCCGAGGCAGAGGCCCGCCAGCCCGCCACTGCGCCGCTGGACGTGCCCGAGGATTACGCCGCGCTGGTCGAAAAGCTGCGCGAGGCAGTGTCCGAGCGTCCCGACGACCTTCAGGGCCACCTGCTGCTGACACGCCACGAGGCGGCGCTTGGCAATGCCCGGGCCGCCTATGTGTCGCAACAGCAGGTGATCCGCCTGAAGGGCGAAGAGGCCGAGGCGCAGGATTTCACCGACCTTGCCGACCTGATGATCATCGCGGCGGGGGGCTATGTCTCGCCCGAGGCGCAGAAGGTGCTGGAACAGGCCCTGAGCCGCGACCCGGACAACGGTGTGGCGCGCTTCTACGGTGGACTGATGATGGCGCAGACGGGGCGACCGGACCTTGGCTTTCAGATGTGGAACCGCCTTCTGCGCGAAAGCGCCGCCGAAGACCCCTGGGTGGCCCCGATCCGCGCCCAGATCACCGATATGGCCGCCCGCGCCGGGGTGACGAACTTCTCTCTGCCCGAGGCCCCTGCCCCGCTGCGCGGCCCCTCCGCCGCCGATATCGACAATGCCGCCGACCTCAGCGACGAAGACCGCTCCGCGATGATCCGCGGCATGGTCGACGGCCTGCTGGAACGGCTGGCGACCGAGGGTGGCGCGCCGCAGGAATGGGCGCGGGCGATCTCTGCCCTTGGCGTGCTGGGAGAGACCGAGCGCGCCGGTGCGATCTGGACCGAGGGCCGGACCGTCTTTGCCGGCAACGAAGAGGCCCTTGCGGCGCTGCGGGCCGCGGCGGTATCAGCGGGGCTGGCGTCGGAGTGACGCGCAAAGGAGTGGCCCGCCCGTGATCCATGACGAGATTGCCGATTTCGCCGCCGCCCTGCGGCCCATGACGGCGCTGGCCGGGCTGGACCTTGGGACCAAGACCATCGGCGTCGCGGTCACCGATACCTTCCGCACGGTCGCCACACCGCTTGAAACCGTGAAGCGGCGCAAATTCTCGCTGGATGCGGAACGTCTGCTGGCGATCCTAAAGCAACGCGGCATCGGCGGGCTGGTGCTCGGCCTGCCGCGCAACATGGACGGCACCGAGGGCCCGCGCTGCCAGTCGACCCGCGCCTTCGCCCGCAACTTTGCCGCGCTCTGGGACGGCCCGGTAACCTTCTGGGACGAGCGCCTGTCCACCGTGGCCGCCGAACGCGCGCTGCTGGAGGCGGATACCTCCCGAAAGCGTCGCGCCGAGGTGATCGACCACGTGGCTGCATCGTACATTCTGCAAGGGGCGCTGGACCGCCTGCGCCACCTGTCAGCCTGAGCGGGACGCGATGACCGACGAGATCTGGAAACGCCGGGAGATCGAAAGCCCCTGCGTGAAGCTTTGCGTGATCCCCCCCGAGGCCGGGCTGTGCACCGGCTGCCTGCGCTCGCTCGACGAGATCGCGCGCTGGTCGCGCATGGACCCTGAAGAGCGCCGCGCCGTCATGGCCGCCCTGCCCGACCGGCAGGGGCATCTGACGCACCGGCGCGGCGGCCGCGCGGCGCGGCTGAAGCGGCACGGGGGCGGCACGGAGGGCTGAGCGCGGCGAGGCTGGACAGACGCCGGGGTGTGGGCTGTATGAGACCCGCTCTCGCCTTCCCCAGAATTCTGGCGCAAGATAGCAGGCGGGTCGCCGCTTCCGGCAATGACCGCGCCCAAGCACCCCTTTGGAACGACGCAGGGGCTTCAGCCCGTGACCACGGCCACGTTGCCAAGGCTGAACCCGCTGGCCTGACCGCCCGCGTTCCGCAGGATCGCCGTGGCAGAGCCGCTCTCGGCCCGCATCAGCAGCGAATCCTCGGGGTCGTCCGGGTCCGGGACCACAGAGAGGTCCTCGAGATCCAGACCGCCGGGCAGGACGATGGTCAGCAGGTCCGCCTCGGGTCCACTGGTGACGAAATCGTCGATCTGCGGCAGGGTGGCCGCCACGCCCGTGGCATCCATGGCGAAGGTGTCCGCGCCCGCCCCGCCCGAGGCGCTGAAGGCCAGACCTGACAGGTCGAAGGCGATGGTGTCCTCGCCCTCGCCGCCAGAAGCATAGTCGATGGCCTCGATCACGTCGTTCCCCGCGCCGCCGTAGCCGGTGGCCACGTTGGTCAGCACGTCGTCCCCCGCTTCGCCGAAGGCCTCGAAGGTGTCGCTGATCGTATCGTCGCCCTCGCCGCCGCGCCCGACCTCGGACCCCTCGATCAGGTCGTCGCCCGCGCCACCGTCGGCAAGGTCGACGGCGCGCAGGACGTCGTCTCCGGCGCCGCCCTCACCCTCGAAGGCCCCGACGAGGGTGTCGTTGCCCGCGTCGCCGATCGCAGTGCCCTGACCGGTGATCAGATCGTTGCCCGCACCGCCGAACATCAGGTCCTCGACGTCGTTGCCGGTCAGCGTGTCGTTGCCGTCGCCACCGTCGATCAGCGCCTCGAAGCCGGTCGAAGTGATCACGTCGTCGCCCTCTCCGCCGAGCAGCTGGGTGAAGGCCCCACTGGAGGTGATCGTGTCGTTGCCTGCGCCGCCGTCCAGTTCGGCGCCTTCCTCGCTGGTGCTTTGCAGCAGGTCGTCGCCCCCCTCTCCGAAGAAGATGTCCACCGCGCCCAGTGCCCCCAGCAGGGTATCGTTGCCCTCGCCGCCGCGCATCAGGGCGGCACCGGCGCTGGCGGACATCAGGTCCGCCCCCTCGCCCCCCAGAAGGGTGTTGTCCCCCTCCAGCGCGACAAGCGTGTCGTCGCCCGCGCCGCCCTCCATGGTGTCGCGACTTTCGGTGCTGCCCTCGTCCTGATCGGAGAGGTAGTCGGCCCCTGCGCCGCCGCGCAGCAGGTCATCGCCAAAGCCCCCGACGAGCGTGTCGCTGTCCTCTCCGCCATCCAGCGTGTCGTTGCCCGCGCCGCCGTTCAGGGTATCCTCGCCTGCGCCGCCGCTCAGGCTGTCGTCGCCGGTTCCACCGTCCAGCCTGTCGTTGCCGTCGCCACCGTCCAGCCGGTCCGCGCGGCTGCCGCCGCCGAGCATATCGTTGCCCTCGCCCCCCAGAAGCCGGTCGGCGCCGCCGCCGCCCTCCAGCGCGTCGTTGCCCGGACCGCCCAGCAGCCGGTCATTGCCGAGGTTGCCCCAGAGCGCGTCGTCGCCCTCTTCGCCGTGCAGGGTGTCGTCGCCGTTGTTGCCCGAAACGCTGTCCGCGCCTTCTCCGGCATAGATCAGGTCATTGCCCGACAGCGCTGCGAACAGCGCGTCCCCCGCGCCCAGATCGAGCACGTCGTCGCCACCGGTTGGCCCGGTATCGGGATCGGGATCGGTATCGGGGTCCGGGTTGGACGGTGGCCGGTCGGCGCTGTCGTCATCGTCACCCGTATCGAAAACCCCGACCAGAGACGCCAGAAGAAGAAGGGGAAGAACCCCGAGAAGAATGCCCATGTCGATGCCCCCACATCAATCAATGGGACATCCTATGCGCACATCTTTACCCAGCGGAAGCCTTTTCCACGATACCCCGAATTTCAGAAACAATCCCGTCATACAGCGCGGATTGCGGCGAAAGCCCGGGCGTCAGGCCCAGAGCGCCTTGCGCAGCATGTTGACGGCGACGATGAGGATAAAGACCGCGAAGAGCCTGCGCAGCAGCAGCGCATCCAGCGCATGCGCCAGCTTCGCCCCCATCGGCGCGGTGATCAGCGTCATCGAGATAGCGATGACAAGCGCCGGAACGTTGACCGCGCCAACCGTCAGGGGCGGCGCCCCGGCGACGTTCAGGAACAGGAATCCAATCACCGAGGGCACCGCGATGACAAGGCCGAAGCCCGCCGCCGTGGCCACTGCCCGGTGCATCGGCACGCTGTAAA
This region of Ponticoccus alexandrii genomic DNA includes:
- a CDS encoding sarcosine oxidase subunit beta family protein, whose translation is MKRYSAFAIAREALSNHQRWERAWKKPAAPKSRYDVIIVGAGGHGLATAYYLGKRFGITNVAVLEKGWLGGGNTGRNTTIIRSNYLQDASAAIYEKSRSLYETMSQDLNYNVMFSPRGVMMLAQTEHEVRGYRRTAHANALQGVTTEFILPRRVKELCPIINLDGPRYPVLGALWQARGGTARHDAVAWGYARACSAMGMDIIEKCEVTGIDRAGDRVTGVQTTRGAISCDKLGIVVAGHSGVLADMAGFRLPVESVALQALVSEPIKPIMDVVVMANTVHGYMSQSDKGEMVIGGGADGYNNYTQRGSFHHIEETVRALVETFPMVSRLKMLRQWGGIVDMTGDRSPILSKTPVEGIFINCGWGTGGFKAIPGSGWGFAELMAKGHAPLCDEFSLGRFREGRFIDESVAAGVAH
- the ccmI gene encoding c-type cytochrome biogenesis protein CcmI, translating into MLFWILTGAVALVLTVALAAALLRGRRETGPAEAFDLQVYRDQLREVEADAASGKVPPEEAERLKTEISRRLLTADAKARGTATAADQPQGAARVMAGIVALVLVGGGFGLYTYLGVPGYPDRPLHLRMEQAEALLKDRTSQAEAEARQPATAPLDVPEDYAALVEKLREAVSERPDDLQGHLLLTRHEAALGNARAAYVSQQQVIRLKGEEAEAQDFTDLADLMIIAAGGYVSPEAQKVLEQALSRDPDNGVARFYGGLMMAQTGRPDLGFQMWNRLLRESAAEDPWVAPIRAQITDMAARAGVTNFSLPEAPAPLRGPSAADIDNAADLSDEDRSAMIRGMVDGLLERLATEGGAPQEWARAISALGVLGETERAGAIWTEGRTVFAGNEEALAALRAAAVSAGLASE
- the ruvX gene encoding Holliday junction resolvase RuvX, with translation MIHDEIADFAAALRPMTALAGLDLGTKTIGVAVTDTFRTVATPLETVKRRKFSLDAERLLAILKQRGIGGLVLGLPRNMDGTEGPRCQSTRAFARNFAALWDGPVTFWDERLSTVAAERALLEADTSRKRRAEVIDHVAASYILQGALDRLRHLSA
- a CDS encoding DUF1289 domain-containing protein, yielding MTDEIWKRREIESPCVKLCVIPPEAGLCTGCLRSLDEIARWSRMDPEERRAVMAALPDRQGHLTHRRGGRAARLKRHGGGTEG
- a CDS encoding calcium-binding protein, which produces MGILLGVLPLLLLASLVGVFDTGDDDDSADRPPSNPDPDTDPDPDTGPTGGDDVLDLGAGDALFAALSGNDLIYAGEGADSVSGNNGDDTLHGEEGDDALWGNLGNDRLLGGPGNDALEGGGGADRLLGGEGNDMLGGGSRADRLDGGDGNDRLDGGTGDDSLSGGAGEDTLNGGAGNDTLDGGEDSDTLVGGFGDDLLRGGAGADYLSDQDEGSTESRDTMEGGAGDDTLVALEGDNTLLGGEGADLMSASAGAALMRGGEGNDTLLGALGAVDIFFGEGGDDLLQSTSEEGAELDGGAGNDTITSSGAFTQLLGGEGDDVITSTGFEALIDGGDGNDTLTGNDVEDLMFGGAGNDLITGQGTAIGDAGNDTLVGAFEGEGGAGDDVLRAVDLADGGAGDDLIEGSEVGRGGEGDDTISDTFEAFGEAGDDVLTNVATGYGGAGNDVIEAIDYASGGEGEDTIAFDLSGLAFSASGGAGADTFAMDATGVAATLPQIDDFVTSGPEADLLTIVLPGGLDLEDLSVVPDPDDPEDSLLMRAESGSATAILRNAGGQASGFSLGNVAVVTG